The genomic DNA CTCGCCGCCGGGGCCGGACAGCGGGACCGCGGTGCCGGGGGCCAGCGGGTGGAACTCCTCGACCCGGATGCCGAGCAGGTCGCGCAGGGCTCCGGGGTAGCCGCCCAGCCGGATGCGGGCATGCTCGTCGGCGACGCCGCTGAGGAAGGAGACCACGAGGGTGCCGCCGCCTTCGACGTAGCGGCACAGGTTCTCCGCGTCGGCGTCGGAGATCAGGTAGAGGCTGGGGACGAGCACCATCCTGTATGCCGATAAATCGGTTGATGGGTGGGCGAAGTCAGCGGTGACGCCGTGCCGGTAGAGCACGCGGTGCGCCTGCCGTACCGCGTCCAGATAGCTCAGCTCCGTGGACGGCAGACCCGGCGACTGCAGCGCCCACCCCGCCTCGACGTCCCAGAGGACCGCCGCGTCCGCCTCGACCGGTGCCCGTACGGCCTCCTGGAGGACGGGCAGCAGCGCGCCCAGTTCGCAGATCTCCCGGAAGATCCGCGTGTCGGGTCCGGCGTGCGGCACCATGCCCCCGTGCCAGAGCTCCGAGCCGCCCCGCGAGGCCCGCCACTGGAAGAACATCACCCCTCGCGAGCCCCGCGCGATGTGCGACATGCTCAGCCTGGCGATCTCTCCGGGCCGCTTGGCGGTCATGCGGGCCCCGCTGGAGGTCACCACCGCCTGCTCCATCAGCAGCCAGGGCCTGCCGCCGGACCAGGACCTCGCGAGGTCCGCGCCGAAGGCGGTCTCCGCCGGTGGGTCGTCGGCCGGGTAGTGGTCGATCGCGACCAGGTCCACCTCTTCGGCCCAGTGCCGCTGGTTCACCGGCACCCAGTCGCCGAAGACGAAGTTCGTGGTGACCGGGACGTCCGGGGTGAGCTCGCGCAGCACCGCCTTCTGCTCGCGGAGGCAGGCGAGCATCTCGTCGGAGAGGAACCTCCGGAAGTCGAGAGTCTGGGCGGGGTTGGGGAGGTACTGGGTGGCGCGGGGCGGCATGACCTGCTCCCAGGCCGAGTAGTGCTGGCTCCAGAACGAGGTGGTCCAGGCGTCGTTCAGCGCGTCCAGCGTGCCGTGCCTGACCTGGAGCCAGGCCCTGAAGGCGGCGGCGACGTGGTCGCAGTGGCACCGGGTGCCGTACTCGTTGTGGACGTGCCACATGGCCAGGGCGGGATGGTCGCGGTAGCGCTCGGCGAGCGCGGTGGTGATCCGGACGGCGGCGGCCCGGTACGGCGGGGCGCTCACGCAGTAGGTGTCGCGGCTGCCGTGGGTGAGCCGTACGCCGTCGGCGGTGACGGGGAGCGCGTCCGGGTGGGCCAGGCCGAACCACGGCGGCGGGGAGGCGGTGGGGGTGGCCAGGTTGACCCTGATCCCCCCGCTGTGGAGCAGTTCGAAGGCCCGGTCCAGCCAGCCGAAGTCGTGGACGCCGGGTGACGGTTCCAGCCGCGCCCAGGAGAACACTCCGACGGTGACGAGGTTGACCCCGGCCCGCCGCATCAGCTCGACGTCCTCCTTCACCACCTCCTCCGGCCACTGCTCGGGGTTGTAGTCCCCGCCGTAGCACAGCCCGTCGAGCCCTCGCGGCCAGTCCACTCTGGTTCCTTTGTTCGGATGGTAACTAAACTAATTATCCATGGAACGCGGGGCCGGCTCAAGGGCGGCCACCGGTGCTCCCGCTCCGCGGCCGGGACTGAGGCGTTGACGTTTGTTGGTTTGGACGTAAAACTAACTCCGAACCGGATGCCTGGAGTGCTGGAGCCCGCATGCCTTACCGTCCCCCGCTGATCGCGCATGAGTACTTCGTCGCGGACCCTCCGGAGCTTCCCGTCCGCTCGCGCGGCGAGATGGGTCCGTCGGCGCTCACCTCGGCCGAACTGGTGGCGGCCGAGGCGGCCGGAGTGACGCTCAAGGCCGTGACCTCGGCCGAGGAGACCCTCGTGGTCCAGGTGGGCGTGGCGGGCGAGGGGGTGATCCGGGTCCGGCTCGGCCAGGACGTGGACGCGCGGACCCGCTCGGCCGCCGCGATCTCCATGGTCACTCCGGGCGCCTTCGCCGGGGCCCGGGTGGAGACGGGCGACGGCACGGTCCTGCTCGACGCGGGCTCGCTCCGCGCGGAGATCACCCTGGCGCCCTGGCACCTGCGGTTCACCGACGCGGCCGGGGCGACCCTGCTGGAACAGGACAGGGGCCACACCGACATCAGCGGCCGGCTGCGCACCCTGCCGTTCGGCCGCTCCAGCTCCGGCGGCGCAGTGATCGGCTACCACGAGAGCTTCGCCGCCCCCGCCGACGAGGCGTTCACCGGGTTCGGCGAGTCGTTCACCCCGCTGGACAAGCGCGGCCAGCGGCCGGTCATGTGGAACTTCGACGCCTTCGGCGCCGAGTCGCAGCGGGCCTACAAGAACGTGCCCTTCTACCTGTCCAGCAGGGGATACGGCGTGCTGGTGGACAGCGGGACGCCGGTGGAGTTCGACGTCTGCCAGTCCACGCACAGCTGCGTGCAGATCGTGGTGCCGGACGACCTGATCGACTACTACGTGATCGCCGGGCCCACCCCGCCGGAGGTGCTCGACCGGTTCGACCTGCTCACCTGCCGCCCGCTGCTCCCGCCGAAGTGGGCGTTCGGCACCTGGATCTCCTCGGGGTTCTTCGTGGACACCCA from Streptosporangium sp. NBC_01756 includes the following:
- a CDS encoding beta-galactosidase, with amino-acid sequence MDWPRGLDGLCYGGDYNPEQWPEEVVKEDVELMRRAGVNLVTVGVFSWARLEPSPGVHDFGWLDRAFELLHSGGIRVNLATPTASPPPWFGLAHPDALPVTADGVRLTHGSRDTYCVSAPPYRAAAVRITTALAERYRDHPALAMWHVHNEYGTRCHCDHVAAAFRAWLQVRHGTLDALNDAWTTSFWSQHYSAWEQVMPPRATQYLPNPAQTLDFRRFLSDEMLACLREQKAVLRELTPDVPVTTNFVFGDWVPVNQRHWAEEVDLVAIDHYPADDPPAETAFGADLARSWSGGRPWLLMEQAVVTSSGARMTAKRPGEIARLSMSHIARGSRGVMFFQWRASRGGSELWHGGMVPHAGPDTRIFREICELGALLPVLQEAVRAPVEADAAVLWDVEAGWALQSPGLPSTELSYLDAVRQAHRVLYRHGVTADFAHPSTDLSAYRMVLVPSLYLISDADAENLCRYVEGGGTLVVSFLSGVADEHARIRLGGYPGALRDLLGIRVEEFHPLAPGTAVPLSGPGGEPAGTGTFWSEHVHLEGAEALARYTGTALTGLPAITRHRYGAGTARYVSTRLADDAYARLLELEQAPVELVRRGEWLFAINHGNDEQPVPGGLRLPSGSYSVQKVRKM